A part of Actinobaculum sp. 313 genomic DNA contains:
- a CDS encoding NAD(P)-dependent oxidoreductase, producing MTQRVAVLGLGAMGLPMATWLSKSFEVSGYDLFDQRRQLAAEAGVETVTTARDAVEGADAVLIAVRNRAQLEDVLYGAAGVVTAMKQGAVVILTSTVGVDAVMEVAARLADDGIGMVDAPVSGGPVRAGEGDLLVTCGAYPDVYAAALPVLEAMAGNLVLVGDEPGKGQAMKTVNQLLCGVHIAAAGEALALAGKLGLDQRKALDALMSGAAESFMLGNRGPRAIEAYEGGNPEVASRVDIFVKDMGIVTSAAKSVGLSVPLAAAAEQLYVLGLAQGRGADDDSTIINVVRGEGK from the coding sequence ATGACACAACGCGTAGCGGTTCTCGGGCTCGGAGCAATGGGGCTTCCTATGGCTACCTGGCTCTCGAAGAGCTTCGAAGTGAGCGGTTATGACCTTTTCGACCAGCGGCGGCAACTGGCCGCCGAGGCCGGTGTTGAGACGGTGACTACCGCTCGCGACGCCGTTGAGGGCGCCGACGCCGTACTGATTGCCGTGCGTAATAGAGCGCAGCTTGAGGATGTGTTGTACGGCGCCGCCGGCGTCGTAACGGCTATGAAGCAGGGCGCCGTCGTTATCCTCACGTCCACGGTCGGTGTTGACGCGGTCATGGAGGTGGCGGCTCGACTGGCCGACGATGGCATCGGCATGGTCGACGCCCCGGTATCCGGTGGTCCGGTGCGAGCGGGTGAAGGTGATCTGCTCGTGACCTGTGGAGCATACCCGGATGTGTACGCGGCGGCTCTGCCGGTACTGGAGGCCATGGCGGGCAACCTGGTGTTGGTGGGCGATGAACCCGGTAAGGGTCAGGCGATGAAAACCGTCAACCAGTTGCTTTGTGGTGTGCATATCGCCGCGGCCGGGGAAGCCTTGGCTTTAGCCGGCAAGCTGGGCCTCGATCAGCGCAAGGCACTCGATGCACTGATGTCGGGAGCCGCAGAGTCCTTCATGCTGGGTAACCGCGGTCCGCGCGCCATCGAGGCGTATGAGGGCGGCAACCCCGAGGTGGCATCCCGCGTGGATATCTTCGTCAAGGATATGGGTATCGTGACATCGGCAGCCAAAAGCGTCGGCCTCTCCGTCCCGCTGGCTGCGGCAGCGGAGCAGCTGTACGTGCTTGGCCTGGCACAGGGCCGCGGGGCCGACGACGACTCGACCATTATCAATGTTGTACGTGGCGAAGGGAAATGA
- a CDS encoding SMP-30/gluconolactonase/LRE family protein — translation MVEPNGIAFSPDESICYIADSSALNREGTPFERNHIRRYMVDDWRLKNGEDFAQVGPGVPDGIKVDEHGNVWSSSLEAVVILSPDGEEIGRVPVPEKIGNLCFGGPDGTDLFIAASTSIYRLHTNTRDCRYASGRA, via the coding sequence GTGGTCGAACCCAATGGCATAGCGTTCTCTCCCGATGAATCAATCTGCTACATTGCAGATTCTTCCGCGTTGAACCGCGAAGGCACTCCGTTCGAGCGCAACCATATCCGCCGCTACATGGTGGACGATTGGCGGCTGAAGAACGGTGAGGACTTCGCGCAGGTCGGCCCGGGAGTCCCCGACGGTATCAAGGTGGATGAGCACGGAAACGTGTGGTCCTCCAGTTTGGAGGCCGTGGTGATTCTCTCGCCGGATGGTGAGGAAATTGGGCGGGTGCCAGTGCCGGAGAAAATCGGTAATCTCTGCTTCGGAGGGCCGGACGGCACAGACCTCTTCATTGCCGCCTCGACATCCATCTATCGTCTTCACACCAATACACGCGATTGTCGTTACGCCTCCGGGCGTGCTTGA
- the galK gene encoding galactokinase, whose translation MKIPAWSANEGARRARELFAGAFPELDGPDGVWASPGRINLIGEHVDYNGGICLPVALPHRTYVALRRREDTRLRLVSDESGAARWEGELSSVHPEAEIPAWVAYAAGVAWALQRKGHALGGFDAAVVSCVPLGAGLSSSAALECAMGLALDEVYGLGLATSPAVRAELVAACVSAENDVVGAPTGGMDQAASLLTTKDHALQLDCLTGATTQVPFDLAAQGLTILVIDTQAKHSLVDGQYGQRRAVCERVAALEGVETLRQLPDPQGTLSRLNDPEAVRRVRHVVTEIERTQEFVELLTEGEYGELGALMNASHASLRDDYEVSCAELDTAVEAARAAGAWGARMTGGGFGGSAIALIEQGNLEATMAAVDRAFVDNGWIAPRFLEATASEAGRRINEEEEAL comes from the coding sequence ATGAAGATACCCGCGTGGTCGGCAAATGAGGGAGCCCGCCGGGCACGTGAATTATTCGCGGGGGCATTTCCGGAGCTCGATGGCCCGGATGGTGTATGGGCCTCACCCGGGCGCATCAACTTGATCGGCGAACACGTGGACTATAACGGTGGGATTTGCCTGCCGGTTGCGCTGCCCCATCGCACCTATGTGGCGTTGCGGCGACGTGAGGACACGCGGCTCCGCCTCGTATCGGATGAGAGCGGTGCAGCCCGGTGGGAAGGTGAGTTGAGCTCTGTACATCCCGAGGCCGAGATTCCGGCGTGGGTCGCCTATGCGGCGGGTGTTGCCTGGGCTCTCCAGCGCAAGGGGCACGCGCTAGGCGGCTTTGACGCCGCAGTGGTCTCCTGCGTGCCACTGGGAGCGGGGCTGTCATCCTCGGCGGCGTTGGAATGTGCGATGGGACTTGCGCTCGACGAGGTGTACGGGCTCGGCCTTGCCACATCCCCCGCAGTTCGAGCCGAATTGGTAGCTGCGTGTGTCAGCGCTGAGAACGACGTCGTCGGTGCACCAACCGGGGGTATGGACCAAGCGGCGTCGTTACTCACTACGAAGGATCATGCGCTACAGCTCGACTGTCTGACGGGAGCAACAACGCAAGTGCCATTCGACCTTGCCGCGCAGGGCCTGACAATACTTGTTATTGACACGCAGGCCAAGCATTCCTTGGTGGATGGGCAGTATGGGCAGCGGCGTGCGGTTTGTGAGCGGGTCGCGGCACTGGAAGGAGTGGAGACGCTACGGCAGTTGCCTGATCCGCAGGGTACGCTTTCGCGCCTGAATGATCCGGAGGCGGTGCGAAGAGTCAGGCATGTGGTTACCGAGATCGAACGCACGCAGGAGTTCGTGGAACTGCTGACGGAGGGTGAATACGGCGAGCTCGGCGCTCTCATGAATGCATCACACGCATCGCTGCGTGACGATTACGAAGTGAGTTGCGCCGAACTTGACACTGCGGTGGAGGCTGCCCGTGCTGCTGGGGCATGGGGTGCCCGTATGACCGGTGGCGGCTTCGGCGGCTCCGCCATTGCGCTAATAGAACAGGGCAATCTGGAGGCAACAATGGCTGCAGTGGATAGGGCGTTCGTGGACAATGGATGGATCGCGCCACGATTTTTGGAGGCGACAGCCTCCGAGGCCGGACGGCGCATCAACGAGGAGGAAGAGGCACTATGA
- the galE gene encoding UDP-glucose 4-epimerase GalE, with protein MSWLITGGAGYIGSHVVRAFAQAKLSPVVIDDLSTGHASFVPDSVPFIRADIRDTALVQRTLHEYACDGVVHIAGFKYAGVSVTEPLHTYDQNVEATVSVLRAMQHAGVHRYVFSSSASVYGTPDVDLVTEDTALHPESPYGQTKLIGEWLNADMHAVDEQWQGVNLRYFNVVGSGDTGLWDSSPHNLFPMVFDRLLGGGTPQVNGNDYPTPDGTCVRDYVHVADIASGHVLAAQAMLAGRDLLPAYNLGSGGGTSVQEIMDAIRQVTGIDFTPIQAPRRAGDPARIVADGTAAGRDLGWTRHYDLREMVRSAWESRQNASA; from the coding sequence ATGTCATGGCTCATCACCGGCGGTGCCGGTTATATCGGTTCCCATGTGGTCCGAGCTTTCGCACAGGCGAAACTCTCACCCGTAGTGATCGACGATCTATCCACCGGCCACGCATCCTTTGTGCCAGATTCCGTTCCATTCATCCGCGCCGATATCCGCGATACTGCACTCGTACAACGCACACTGCACGAATACGCCTGCGACGGCGTCGTCCACATCGCCGGTTTCAAATACGCCGGAGTGTCGGTCACCGAGCCGCTACACACCTACGACCAAAACGTGGAAGCCACCGTATCCGTGCTGCGTGCCATGCAGCATGCAGGCGTGCATCGCTACGTGTTCTCCAGTTCGGCATCGGTATACGGAACTCCCGACGTCGACCTCGTCACCGAGGACACCGCCCTGCATCCCGAATCACCGTACGGTCAGACCAAGCTCATCGGTGAATGGCTCAATGCGGATATGCACGCGGTGGACGAGCAATGGCAGGGTGTCAACCTCCGCTACTTCAACGTTGTCGGTTCCGGGGATACCGGACTATGGGATTCCAGCCCGCATAATCTGTTCCCCATGGTCTTCGACCGCCTGCTCGGCGGCGGCACACCACAAGTCAACGGCAATGACTACCCGACGCCCGACGGCACCTGTGTGCGTGATTACGTGCATGTAGCCGATATCGCCTCCGGTCACGTGCTGGCCGCGCAGGCGATGCTGGCAGGCCGTGACCTACTTCCTGCCTACAACCTGGGAAGTGGCGGCGGCACCTCGGTGCAGGAAATCATGGACGCCATTCGTCAAGTTACGGGTATCGACTTCACCCCCATTCAGGCACCACGCCGTGCCGGTGACCCGGCACGGATCGTCGCCGACGGCACCGCGGCAGGGCGAGATCTGGGATGGACCCGCCATTACGACCTGCGAGAAATGGTCCGCTCCGCCTGGGAATCGCGGCAGAACGCTTCCGCCTAA
- a CDS encoding aldose 1-epimerase family protein, protein MSGAEAVSNRGNVGSAEEVRIACGDAQALVTPRGAGLRAYRVGSRDVVVTYPGPIPPAMHGAILAPWPNRLADGRYEFGGNEYQLPVTEPARRVANHGFVHDQIWAVTDRSADSVEFRFDIGGELEGYPFPLELRVRYLLDDEDLVVAFTATNCGEVAAPFGVGFHPWLSPGEATVDECELRVAASGWVRANERLLPEEFCALPADKDFRTPRSLRGVSLDDGFAPAVFSGEYTWAELISPDGMTAAVWAEHPLEYWQICTGDFPEIGAFERSGVAAEPMSCPADAFNSGKGLVTLQPGETYSVRWGLCLRRTSDHARSV, encoded by the coding sequence ATGAGCGGCGCGGAAGCGGTGTCGAATCGCGGCAATGTCGGTAGTGCCGAAGAAGTTAGGATCGCGTGCGGCGACGCGCAGGCGCTTGTGACGCCACGTGGAGCGGGCCTGCGCGCGTACCGGGTGGGCTCGCGCGACGTCGTCGTGACCTACCCGGGGCCAATACCCCCGGCCATGCACGGAGCGATTCTGGCTCCCTGGCCGAATCGGCTCGCTGACGGTCGATACGAATTCGGTGGCAACGAGTACCAGCTCCCGGTGACCGAACCCGCGCGCCGGGTGGCGAATCACGGTTTTGTCCATGACCAGATATGGGCGGTGACAGATCGCAGCGCCGATAGCGTGGAGTTCCGCTTTGATATTGGCGGGGAGCTGGAGGGTTACCCCTTCCCCTTAGAATTACGGGTTCGTTACCTGCTCGACGACGAAGACCTGGTGGTGGCCTTTACCGCGACGAACTGCGGCGAGGTGGCCGCGCCCTTCGGGGTCGGTTTTCATCCCTGGCTCTCACCGGGGGAGGCCACGGTGGATGAGTGTGAGTTGCGCGTTGCGGCAAGTGGATGGGTGCGCGCCAATGAGCGTCTACTGCCGGAGGAGTTCTGCGCTCTGCCGGCGGATAAGGACTTCCGCACACCTCGATCATTGCGTGGAGTTTCGCTAGACGACGGCTTTGCGCCCGCAGTCTTCTCCGGGGAGTACACCTGGGCCGAGTTGATATCGCCCGATGGCATGACCGCCGCGGTGTGGGCGGAGCACCCGCTAGAATACTGGCAGATCTGCACGGGGGATTTCCCCGAGATCGGAGCTTTTGAACGTTCCGGTGTTGCCGCCGAACCGATGTCGTGCCCGGCGGACGCTTTCAACTCCGGCAAAGGGTTGGTCACGCTGCAACCCGGTGAGACATATTCGGTGAGGTGGGGGTTATGCCTGCGAAGGACGAGCGATCACGCGCGGTCCGTTTAG
- a CDS encoding SMP-30/gluconolactonase/LRE family protein: MTTLTDLVGDNPTLDHLYEGGWWIEGPCWLRKEQVLRFSDVKHARIWDLDPTTGELVLHAENTEHVNGRTVDLDGSVLQCSHGLRRVERDRDGEVTAVVDRWQDHRFNSPNDIVVTTDGSIWFTDPAYGIIYPEEGHPGSREYCDHWVFRITRKGG, encoded by the coding sequence ATGACCACATTGACAGACCTGGTGGGTGACAACCCCACTTTGGATCACCTGTATGAAGGCGGCTGGTGGATTGAAGGTCCATGCTGGTTGCGCAAGGAACAGGTGCTGCGTTTCTCAGATGTTAAGCACGCGCGGATCTGGGATCTGGATCCCACTACCGGCGAGCTTGTTCTGCACGCGGAAAACACCGAACATGTCAATGGCCGCACCGTTGACCTCGATGGGTCCGTTCTGCAGTGTTCGCATGGTCTGCGGCGAGTCGAGCGCGACCGCGACGGCGAGGTGACGGCCGTGGTGGACCGCTGGCAGGATCACCGCTTCAATTCGCCCAATGACATCGTCGTGACCACCGACGGATCAATCTGGTTCACCGACCCGGCCTACGGAATCATCTACCCGGAGGAAGGGCATCCCGGATCGCGTGAGTACTGTGATCACTGGGTATTCCGCATAACCCGGAAGGGCGGCTGA
- a CDS encoding UTP--glucose-1-phosphate uridylyltransferase has product MSDKGLEAAAVRMRAAGMPELFIRVFGEYYRQLEEGSTGLIPEHSIQPVTAVADARGIEPPVSEQAEALRHTVFIKLNGGLGTSMGMDRAKSLLPVRTGPPDGAMLSFLDIIAGQMRHVRSAFGVRMPLIFMDSFRTQRDTLAALAAYPDLVQEGLPLDFVQHQEPKLRVDNLEPVDWPEDPSLEWCPPGHGDIYVSLLDTGLLDTLIERGYRYACTSNADNLGAAPDGRIAAWFAASGAPYAPEVCERTPADRKGGHLARRISDGRIVLRDTAQTPADDMKWFTDETRHPFFHTNNLWFDLRALREVLNEGGGMAGLPLIRNQKTVDPSNPDSPQVYQIECALGAIVERFDGALPVLVDRSRFLPVKTTDDLLLLRSDAYELGEDFQLRLVPQAAPLVELDSRYYKRMADFDARFPHGAPSLREATRLAVTGDWTFGSEVHLRGDVELVARDPQTIADGTVLDAGVEA; this is encoded by the coding sequence ATGAGCGATAAGGGTCTGGAGGCTGCCGCCGTGCGTATGCGTGCAGCGGGAATGCCGGAACTGTTCATCCGCGTCTTCGGTGAGTACTACCGCCAATTGGAAGAGGGAAGCACCGGTTTAATACCGGAGCACAGCATTCAACCCGTGACTGCGGTGGCGGATGCGCGGGGCATTGAGCCGCCCGTGTCTGAACAGGCGGAGGCCTTGCGCCATACCGTCTTCATCAAACTCAACGGTGGACTCGGTACCTCCATGGGCATGGATCGTGCCAAGTCTCTGTTGCCGGTTCGTACCGGTCCCCCCGACGGCGCCATGCTGAGCTTCTTGGATATTATCGCCGGTCAAATGCGCCATGTGCGCAGCGCCTTCGGTGTTCGGATGCCACTGATCTTCATGGATTCCTTCCGCACGCAGCGCGACACCCTCGCCGCGCTCGCGGCGTACCCGGACCTGGTGCAGGAGGGTTTGCCGCTAGACTTCGTGCAACACCAAGAGCCGAAGCTGCGGGTGGACAATCTGGAGCCGGTTGACTGGCCGGAGGATCCCTCCCTGGAATGGTGTCCGCCCGGGCACGGGGATATCTATGTGTCACTGTTGGATACTGGGTTGCTCGACACCTTGATCGAGCGCGGATATCGGTATGCCTGCACTTCGAATGCGGATAACCTCGGCGCCGCTCCGGATGGGCGTATTGCCGCCTGGTTCGCCGCCTCTGGAGCTCCCTACGCTCCGGAAGTGTGCGAACGCACCCCCGCCGACCGCAAGGGTGGTCATCTGGCACGGCGGATCTCCGATGGGCGCATCGTGCTGCGCGACACCGCACAGACCCCCGCGGATGATATGAAATGGTTCACCGACGAAACCCGGCACCCCTTCTTCCACACGAATAATCTGTGGTTCGACCTGCGGGCATTGCGCGAGGTACTGAACGAGGGTGGCGGCATGGCTGGACTCCCACTGATCCGCAACCAAAAGACCGTGGACCCCTCAAATCCGGATTCGCCGCAGGTGTATCAGATTGAGTGTGCTTTGGGTGCCATTGTGGAACGTTTCGACGGAGCGTTGCCGGTGTTGGTTGATCGGTCACGTTTCCTGCCGGTGAAGACAACTGACGATCTGCTGCTGTTGCGCTCGGATGCCTACGAGCTGGGAGAGGATTTCCAGTTGCGGCTCGTCCCGCAGGCGGCGCCATTGGTGGAGTTGGACTCGCGTTACTACAAGCGCATGGCCGATTTCGATGCCCGCTTCCCGCACGGTGCACCATCGCTGCGAGAGGCCACGCGGTTGGCCGTGACCGGCGATTGGACCTTCGGTTCCGAGGTTCACCTGCGTGGCGATGTGGAACTTGTCGCCCGCGACCCGCAGACCATTGCCGACGGCACTGTTCTCGATGCAGGGGTGGAGGCATGA
- a CDS encoding sodium/solute symporter (Members of the Solute:Sodium Symporter (SSS), TC 2.A.21 as described in tcdb.org, catalyze solute:Na+ symport. Known solutes for members of the family include sugars, amino acids, nucleosides, inositols, vitamins, urea or anions, depending on the system.) encodes MTHLIHAYGVDYLVIAIYFAAVLGIGLIARRQASSSIGFFLSGRSLPAWVTGLAFISANLGAVEIMGHSANGAEYGLPTLHYFWVGAVPAMLFLGVVMMPFYYGSKVRSVPEFMRMRFGTGAHLVNALSFALAQVLIAGVNLFLLGSIVHALLGWPLWVALVVASVIVLAYITFGGLSAAIYNEVLQFFVIVASLLPLTLIGLHRVGGWSGLKEKITEAAAAAPPDAHVASASEQLHSWPGQALSGFNSPVLSVIGIVFGLGFVLSFGYWTTNFVEVQRAMASESMTAARKTPIIGAFPKMFVPFITVLPGMLAAVLVTEIADVKNGEHVAGGASGTGVQFNDSLLYLMRDLLPNGLLGLAITGLLAAFMAGMAANISALNTVFTIDLWQTYVVKDKPDAYYVKAGRMCTVVATIGPSSRRLSPASSPISWTTCKHCSASSTHRSSPPSSSVCSGSE; translated from the coding sequence ATGACACATTTGATCCACGCCTATGGCGTCGATTACCTCGTCATAGCGATCTACTTCGCGGCCGTTCTCGGTATCGGTCTTATCGCCCGAAGGCAGGCCTCCAGCTCCATCGGGTTCTTCCTCTCTGGTCGTTCCCTACCCGCCTGGGTAACGGGACTCGCCTTCATCTCCGCCAACCTGGGTGCCGTCGAAATCATGGGGCACTCGGCCAATGGCGCCGAATACGGCTTGCCAACCCTGCATTACTTCTGGGTGGGTGCCGTACCCGCCATGCTCTTCCTGGGCGTGGTCATGATGCCGTTCTACTACGGTTCAAAGGTCCGCTCCGTGCCGGAATTCATGCGCATGCGATTCGGTACGGGAGCTCACTTGGTCAACGCCCTCTCATTCGCCCTGGCACAGGTGCTTATCGCCGGCGTCAATCTCTTCCTGTTGGGGAGCATCGTCCACGCGCTTCTCGGTTGGCCGCTGTGGGTAGCCCTGGTTGTCGCCTCCGTCATCGTGTTGGCGTACATTACCTTCGGCGGCCTGAGTGCCGCCATTTATAACGAGGTCCTGCAGTTCTTCGTTATCGTCGCCTCCCTGCTGCCGCTGACGCTTATCGGCCTGCATCGCGTGGGCGGCTGGAGCGGCCTGAAGGAGAAGATCACCGAGGCGGCAGCGGCGGCCCCACCGGATGCACATGTGGCCTCCGCGAGTGAACAGCTGCACTCCTGGCCCGGCCAGGCTCTCTCCGGCTTCAATTCACCGGTTCTGTCTGTGATCGGTATAGTGTTCGGACTCGGCTTCGTGCTCTCCTTCGGATACTGGACCACGAACTTCGTGGAGGTGCAGCGCGCCATGGCCTCCGAATCCATGACCGCAGCCCGAAAGACGCCGATTATCGGTGCCTTCCCGAAGATGTTCGTTCCCTTTATCACCGTACTTCCCGGCATGCTCGCGGCCGTCCTCGTCACCGAAATCGCCGATGTCAAGAATGGCGAGCATGTGGCTGGCGGTGCCTCGGGTACGGGAGTGCAGTTCAATGACTCCCTGCTCTACCTCATGCGCGACCTTCTGCCCAACGGACTGCTCGGCCTGGCGATTACCGGCCTGCTCGCCGCCTTCATGGCTGGCATGGCGGCTAATATCTCCGCGCTCAATACCGTGTTTACGATTGACCTGTGGCAGACCTACGTGGTGAAGGACAAACCGGATGCCTACTATGTGAAGGCGGGCCGGATGTGTACGGTGGTGGCGACCATTGGGCCATCTTCACGGCGCTTATCGCCAGCAAGTTCTCCAATATCATGGACTACCTGCAAACACTGTTCGGCTTCTTCAACGCACCGCTCTTCGCCACCTTCATCGTCGGTATGTTCTGGAAGCGAATGA
- a CDS encoding nucleotide-binding domain containing protein, whose protein sequence is MAPGGLVVVGSHVGLTTRQLNALREHRHPLELEIDVAQVIDDDARDAHLRNLIDQSVDELSCADVIVRTSRTLVTGADAADSLAISRQVSAAVVTVVQGIIARVLPRFVIAKGGITSSDVASKGLEIGRAIALGPMLPGIVSLWLAQDGPAAGVPYVVFPGNVGGDDSLAEVADKLKQ, encoded by the coding sequence GTGGCACCGGGTGGACTGGTTGTTGTCGGATCACATGTCGGGCTCACAACGCGACAACTGAATGCACTGCGCGAGCATCGGCATCCACTGGAACTGGAAATCGACGTTGCACAGGTGATCGACGACGACGCCCGCGATGCTCATCTCCGCAACCTCATTGACCAGTCGGTTGACGAACTTTCATGTGCAGACGTGATCGTACGTACTTCACGCACCCTCGTCACCGGTGCCGACGCCGCCGATTCCTTGGCCATTTCCCGGCAGGTCTCGGCAGCCGTGGTCACGGTGGTGCAGGGAATAATTGCCCGCGTCCTTCCCCGGTTCGTGATTGCCAAGGGCGGCATCACCTCCTCCGACGTCGCCTCTAAGGGCCTGGAAATCGGCCGCGCCATTGCGCTCGGCCCGATGCTGCCAGGAATTGTCTCGCTGTGGCTGGCGCAGGATGGCCCCGCCGCCGGGGTGCCCTACGTTGTGTTCCCCGGCAATGTTGGGGGAGATGATTCCTTGGCCGAGGTAGCGGACAAGCTCAAGCAGTGA
- a CDS encoding GntP family transporter, translating to MSTAALLGIAVGAVFVLLLLVIGVKMSAFVALILVSLGTALATGIAPQKIVGVLQGGMGDTLGSVMIVVGLGAILGRLIEMAGGADSLARAFTLRLGEHRVIAAVTASAFILGIPVFFDVGFIILAPIVFGFARVAGLNPLKIGLPVAGALLTVHVALPPHPGPVAAAGTTGADNGMMIMIGLPICAITVLGGYFIAKSIRTDGIQLSESPVSKAAELQAERAENDSSVEASGAQDGAATALRRAVRPIGAGTVILLILLPILQIMLGTVSTIALKEGTTTQRWLSLIGSSAVALTVAVIVAYLVVGRSQGWNLERRSSIMDSALPDVAVIVFVTGAGGMFAGVLTESGIGDALSETLIDLNMPIILAAYLISLVLRASQGSATVAINTSVGLMAVPIANAGFTGIETVLVTLAIGFGALGLSHINDSGFWIVTKYLGLSVKDGLKTWTVLSTVLSLIGFALTWAVFALVS from the coding sequence ATGAGCACTGCAGCTCTACTCGGGATCGCCGTTGGTGCGGTCTTCGTCCTGCTACTTCTCGTTATCGGGGTCAAGATGTCTGCATTCGTTGCCCTCATCTTGGTGTCTCTTGGCACCGCCCTGGCCACTGGCATAGCGCCGCAAAAGATCGTTGGCGTGCTGCAAGGGGGCATGGGCGATACCCTCGGATCGGTGATGATCGTGGTCGGGCTGGGAGCGATTCTAGGCCGCTTGATCGAAATGGCCGGAGGAGCCGATTCCCTGGCGCGCGCCTTCACTTTGCGCTTGGGTGAGCACCGTGTAATCGCTGCGGTGACGGCATCGGCATTCATCCTCGGCATCCCCGTCTTCTTCGACGTCGGCTTTATTATCCTCGCTCCCATCGTGTTCGGCTTTGCACGAGTAGCGGGTTTGAACCCGCTGAAAATCGGGTTGCCAGTGGCAGGTGCCCTGCTGACGGTACATGTTGCATTGCCGCCGCATCCGGGACCGGTTGCTGCCGCTGGTACTACCGGCGCCGATAACGGCATGATGATTATGATCGGTCTGCCGATTTGCGCAATCACGGTGCTGGGAGGCTATTTCATCGCCAAGAGTATCCGTACTGACGGAATTCAGCTGTCGGAGTCTCCGGTCAGCAAGGCAGCGGAATTACAGGCAGAGCGAGCGGAGAATGACTCGTCGGTGGAGGCTTCCGGAGCGCAGGACGGTGCGGCGACCGCCTTGCGGCGTGCCGTGCGACCAATCGGAGCAGGAACAGTGATTCTCCTGATCCTGCTTCCGATCTTGCAGATCATGCTGGGAACGGTCAGCACTATAGCCCTCAAGGAGGGGACAACCACCCAAAGATGGCTCTCACTGATCGGATCGTCGGCGGTGGCTCTGACGGTTGCGGTGATTGTGGCCTACTTGGTGGTGGGGCGCTCGCAAGGCTGGAACCTGGAACGGCGCAGCAGCATCATGGACTCGGCCCTACCGGATGTGGCGGTGATCGTCTTCGTCACCGGTGCGGGTGGCATGTTCGCCGGCGTACTAACGGAGTCGGGCATCGGGGATGCACTGTCCGAGACGCTGATCGACCTCAATATGCCGATTATTCTTGCCGCCTATCTGATATCTCTGGTACTGCGCGCTTCGCAGGGATCCGCCACAGTCGCGATCAACACGAGTGTCGGCCTCATGGCTGTTCCGATTGCAAATGCCGGATTCACGGGGATAGAAACTGTCCTTGTCACGCTGGCCATAGGTTTCGGTGCTCTCGGGCTATCGCATATCAATGATTCCGGGTTCTGGATCGTGACGAAGTACCTTGGCTTGTCGGTGAAGGACGGCCTGAAGACGTGGACTGTTCTCTCAACCGTACTCAGCCTCATCGGCTTTGCACTAACCTGGGCTGTATTCGCACTGGTCAGCTAA